The genome window AACTGCCGAGGAAGTCACTTTCCATCCCGATGACTTTGTCTTCTGTTTCTCCTATTATGATTTCAGTGAACTCATTGACATCAATCCCTCAGGCGGAGTCTATATCTATTCAGCAACTGAAGCTTTCAACGAGGAGATGCAATTAGATGCCGTCAAGCTTAAAAATTGGATTGATCACTTCAATTTCCAGCTCTTTGGAAATCCTTTTGCTCAAGAAAATACTGATAGTTATGATCCACTACACGTTGGTGGCCATGCTCAACCGGATGAGCTTCTCAACATAATCGAAACCATTCATCCCCGTTATCTTCTTCCGGTTCATACCGAATGTTTTGAATTCTTCGAAAAACACTTTGGAACCAGAAAAGATATCCAACTTATTCGTCCTAAAGCAGGAGAATCGGTAGTTCTGCCCTAAAAAAGACAACTATGAGTTTAAAAAATCAAAGCCCAATAAAAGATACTTAAAACTGTAAGAGATATTTAATGTGAACGATTAATGTAGCAACATGCCATGGCATGTCGAATTTAAATTTTCATCCTCATCTGGTTCCATCAAAGTGGCGTGACGGCCTATCCTGAAAATAAAGGTATAAGAGAAAAGCGATCAAACAAAAAACGATAAAGGCACACCCCCCTGAATCCCCCCTCAATGGGGGAATAAGTCAAATAATTCCCCTCCTTGGAGGGGAGCCGTTTTCCGGCGGGGAGGGTGCTTTTAATCGGTCATCCTGAGGCTTCGTATTTTGAAGCCGTGAGGATCTCCTCTGACATCGCCGGCGTCATCCTGAGCGGTGCTTTTCCGCGTGAGGATCTCATCTTTTAGGTTTTTATTCTTTATAAAATTCTTTAAAAAACAAGATTCTCACATCGTCCGGTAAGAACTCCAGACTACTCAGAATAACAGAATGGGTTGATGAGATTCTCACGTCGCATAAGACGCTCCTCAGAATGACTGAGAAGCCGGATGAGATTGCCAGGTCGTCCAACCAAAGAACGGTTGGGTCCCTCGAAATGACTTTTAGATAGAGAATTTCGTTCTCATTAGATACTACCAAGCAGTATGGACGCCCAACCTATTTTTAACAATGACCAAGATTATTCAACTGAACCAGGATATTTTTGATACATTTAATATTAAATTAATTAATTTTCAAAAATGAAAAAATAGCGATATAATAATCAGAGAAATTTATGGTTATAAATTTATAAACGGTAGAAAAACAATAAAAAAGTAACATTTGGAGGGTGAATTATGAAGTATAAAGATTTAATTATTGGAATTCCCCGTGAAATAATGAATGGTGAAAGTAGAGTAGCAGCAATCCCCGAAACGGTAAAAAAATTAGTTAATGATGGGGCACGAGTTTTAATTGAAACCAATGCTGGTTTGAAATCCTATTTTAGCAACGAACTTTATGAAAACGTTGGTGCAGAGATAACTATTAATGTTGAAGATATCTATGAAACATCAGATTTGATTCTAAAGGTAAAAGAGCCTCTTTTTAATAAATTATTAAATAAAAGCGAAGTTGAAATGATGAAAAAGGGGCAATATTTAATTACTTTTCTTCACCCTGCTTCCCCTTCAAATCATAAAATGGTTAGTGAATTGGCAGAAAAGGGAGTGAACAGTCTTACCTTGGATGGTATGCCTCGCATTACACGTGCTCAGACTATGGATGCTCTCACTTCAATGAGTACTGTTGCCGGGTATAAAAGTGTTCTTATGGCGGCGAATCGTCTCAGAAAATTTATGCCGATGGTTGGAACTGCAGTGGGAATGATTAAACCTGCTAATGTATTGGTGATTGGTACTGGAGTTGCTGGATTACAGGCTATTGCAACTGCAAGAAGGTTAGGGGCAGTGGTGAGCGCGATAGATATTCGTTCCGATGCCCAGGAACAAGCTAAGAGTTTGGGAGCAAAAATTATTGATGTTGGGGTACCAAAAGAAATAGCAGTTGGAGATGGTTTTTATGCCTGTAGCCTTCCTGAGAATTGGCTTTCACATGAAAGAGACATTATTAGAGAAAAGATATCACAATTCGACATTATAATTCTTTCAGCATTAGTTCCCGGTAAACGAGCTCCGGTGCTTATTACCGATGATATGGTAAAAATGATGAATCCAGGTTCGGTCATTGTTGATATTGCCATCGATCAGGGTGGGAATTGCGAAGCGACTGTATCAG of Candidatus Atribacteria bacterium ADurb.Bin276 contains these proteins:
- the pntAA gene encoding NAD(P) transhydrogenase subunit alpha part 1, yielding MKYKDLIIGIPREIMNGESRVAAIPETVKKLVNDGARVLIETNAGLKSYFSNELYENVGAEITINVEDIYETSDLILKVKEPLFNKLLNKSEVEMMKKGQYLITFLHPASPSNHKMVSELAEKGVNSLTLDGMPRITRAQTMDALTSMSTVAGYKSVLMAANRLRKFMPMVGTAVGMIKPANVLVIGTGVAGLQAIATARRLGAVVSAIDIRSDAQEQAKSLGAKIIDVGVPKEIAVGDGFYACSLPENWLSHERDIIREKISQFDIIILSALVPGKRAPVLITDDMVKMMNPGSVIVDIAIDQGGNCEATVSGEVVEKYLVSIDGTKNIPGQVPESSTWMFAHNIFNFLSYLVKDGQIVLDWEDEVISSTIVTFEGKILHKGTREAMDLV